A single Thiohalobacter thiocyanaticus DNA region contains:
- the rplM gene encoding 50S ribosomal protein L13: MKTYTAKPETVKRDWYVVDAAGKTLGRLATEVARRLRGKHKPEYTPHVDTGDYIIVVNADKVAVTGNKETDKMYYHHTGYIGHMKSISLDKLRAKAPQEIIETAVKGMLPKNPLGRAMCRKLKVYAGPEHNHAAQQPKTLEL; encoded by the coding sequence ATGAAGACTTATACTGCCAAGCCGGAAACGGTGAAGCGTGATTGGTATGTGGTTGATGCAGCAGGTAAAACCCTGGGGCGTCTGGCCACCGAGGTCGCCCGTCGCCTGCGCGGCAAGCACAAGCCGGAGTACACCCCGCACGTGGATACCGGCGACTACATCATCGTGGTCAATGCCGACAAGGTCGCCGTGACCGGCAACAAGGAAACGGACAAGATGTACTATCACCACACCGGGTACATCGGCCACATGAAGTCCATCAGTCTGGACAAGCTGCGCGCCAAGGCGCCGCAGGAGATCATCGAGACCGCGGTCAAGGGCATGCTGCCCAAGAACCCGCTGGGCCGGGCCATGTGCCGCAAGCTCAAGGTCTACGCCGGCCCCGAGCACAACCACGCTGCCCAGCAGCCCAAAACACTGGAACTCTGA
- a CDS encoding (2Fe-2S) ferredoxin domain-containing protein has translation MSYYKHHVFFCTNLREDGTACCQKFDAQAMRDYAKQRTKELGIAGPGQCRINTAGCLDRCAEGPVIVVYPDETWYTYVDQEDIDEIIEEHLVNGRPVERLKI, from the coding sequence ATGAGCTACTACAAACATCACGTATTCTTCTGCACCAACCTGCGCGAGGACGGCACGGCCTGCTGTCAGAAATTCGATGCCCAGGCCATGCGCGACTATGCCAAGCAGCGCACCAAGGAACTCGGCATCGCCGGCCCGGGGCAGTGCCGCATCAACACCGCCGGCTGCCTGGACCGCTGCGCCGAGGGCCCGGTGATCGTCGTCTACCCCGACGAGACCTGGTACACCTATGTGGATCAGGAGGACATCGACGAGATCATCGAGGAGCACCTGGTCAACGGCCGCCCGGTCGAACGCCTCAAGATCTGA
- the coq7 gene encoding 2-polyprenyl-3-methyl-6-methoxy-1,4-benzoquinone monooxygenase, whose protein sequence is MASERSYSPFDHLIANFDQALRTLFGRPDTTGRPDPSAAEPEGELSEADRLESARLMRINHTGEVCAQALYQGQALTAKLEAVRENMERAAREENDHLVWCEQRIEQLGGHTSYLNPFFYSGAFAIGAAAGAVGDKWSLGFVGETEKQVIAHLDGHLQRLSPNDRRSRAVLEQMRVDEAQHGHTAMAAGGAPLPGPIRLAMKLSSKVMTGTTYWV, encoded by the coding sequence ATGGCCAGCGAGCGCAGTTACAGTCCCTTCGATCATCTGATTGCCAACTTCGATCAGGCACTGCGGACCCTGTTCGGCCGTCCCGACACCACCGGGCGGCCGGATCCGTCCGCGGCCGAGCCGGAGGGCGAATTGTCCGAGGCCGACCGGCTGGAGTCGGCCCGGCTGATGCGCATCAACCATACCGGCGAGGTCTGCGCCCAGGCGCTGTACCAGGGCCAGGCGCTGACCGCGAAACTCGAGGCGGTGCGGGAGAACATGGAACGGGCCGCGCGCGAGGAGAACGACCACCTGGTCTGGTGCGAGCAGCGCATCGAGCAACTCGGCGGTCACACCAGCTACCTCAACCCCTTCTTCTACTCCGGGGCCTTCGCCATCGGGGCGGCGGCCGGCGCGGTGGGCGACAAGTGGAGCCTGGGCTTTGTGGGCGAGACCGAGAAGCAGGTCATCGCCCACCTGGACGGCCACCTGCAGCGGCTCTCTCCCAATGACCGCAGGAGCCGCGCCGTGCTGGAACAGATGCGGGTCGACGAGGCCCAGCACGGCCACACCGCCATGGCCGCCGGCGGCGCCCCCCTGCCCGGCCCGATCCGCCTGGCAATGAAGCTGTCATCGAAGGTCATGACGGGGACGACCTACTGGGTCTGA
- the speD gene encoding adenosylmethionine decarboxylase produces MRKLRLHGFNNLTKTLSFNIYDICYAKTARHRKEYIEYIDEAYNAERLTQILTEVSNIIGANILNIAHQDYDPQGASVTMLISEEPVLSEEDLANVERPGPLPDAVVAHLDKSHITVHTYPESHPDGGISTFRADIDVSTCGRISPLRALNFLIHSFESDILTIDYRVRGFTRDVKGKKHFIDHKINSIQNFMSRDTRNRYQMIDVNVYQEHSFHTKMILKEFDLDNYLFGTGVEELSGKEEKEIRKRLQKEMMEIFYGRNITKL; encoded by the coding sequence ATGCGAAAACTGCGCCTGCACGGCTTCAACAATCTCACCAAGACCCTCAGTTTCAATATCTACGATATCTGCTATGCCAAGACTGCCCGGCATCGCAAGGAATACATCGAGTACATCGACGAGGCCTACAACGCCGAGCGCCTGACCCAGATCCTGACCGAGGTGTCCAACATCATCGGTGCCAATATCCTCAACATCGCCCATCAGGACTACGATCCTCAGGGGGCGAGCGTGACCATGCTGATCTCCGAGGAGCCGGTGCTGTCCGAGGAGGATCTGGCCAACGTCGAGCGGCCGGGTCCGCTGCCCGATGCCGTCGTGGCGCACCTGGACAAGAGCCACATCACGGTGCATACCTATCCGGAAAGCCATCCCGACGGCGGCATCAGCACCTTCCGCGCCGACATCGACGTCTCCACCTGCGGACGCATCTCGCCGCTGCGGGCGCTGAACTTTCTCATTCACAGCTTCGAGTCGGATATTCTGACCATCGACTACCGGGTGCGCGGCTTCACCCGCGATGTGAAGGGCAAGAAGCATTTCATCGATCACAAGATCAACTCCATCCAGAACTTCATGTCGCGGGATACCCGCAACCGCTACCAGATGATCGACGTCAACGTCTATCAGGAGCACAGCTTCCACACCAAGATGATTCTCAAGGAGTTCGACCTGGACAACTACCTGTTCGGGACCGGCGTGGAGGAGCTGAGCGGCAAGGAGGAGAAGGAGATCCGCAAGCGCCTGCAGAAGGAGATGATGGAGATCTTCTACGGGCGCAACATCACCAAGCTGTAG
- a CDS encoding VOC family protein: MTQRPPATLGLRHVALYANDLDASLHFYRDLLGMELEWQPDADNVYLSSAGQDNLALHREAGKGGGETRLDHIGFILRRAQDVDAWHDFLVANGVVIKAAPRTHRDGARSFYCADPEGNIVQMIYHPPIAGNVT, encoded by the coding sequence ATGACTCAACGCCCCCCCGCAACCCTGGGCCTGCGCCACGTGGCCCTGTATGCCAATGACCTGGACGCCAGCCTGCACTTCTACCGCGACCTGCTGGGCATGGAACTGGAGTGGCAGCCGGATGCCGACAACGTCTACCTCAGCAGCGCCGGTCAGGACAATCTGGCCCTGCACCGCGAGGCGGGCAAGGGCGGCGGCGAGACCCGGCTGGACCATATCGGCTTCATTCTGCGCCGGGCCCAGGACGTCGACGCCTGGCACGACTTCCTGGTGGCGAACGGGGTTGTCATCAAGGCCGCGCCCCGCACCCACCGCGACGGGGCCCGCAGCTTCTACTGCGCCGACCCCGAGGGGAATATCGTCCAGATGATCTACCATCCCCCCATCGCCGGGAATGTGACATAA
- a CDS encoding OsmC family protein — protein sequence MKARVKWVEAATFIGESGSGHAVVMDGPPDNGGRDLGVRPMEMLLLGMGGCTAFDVVHILRRARQPIEDCVVELQADRAAEPPKVFTHIHVHFIVSGRGLAERQVARAVSLSADKYCSASIMLGKAATITHDYEIIELGESESPGD from the coding sequence ATGAAGGCGCGGGTCAAGTGGGTGGAGGCGGCGACCTTCATCGGCGAATCGGGCAGCGGCCATGCCGTGGTCATGGACGGGCCGCCGGACAACGGCGGCCGCGATCTGGGCGTGCGGCCGATGGAGATGCTGCTGCTGGGCATGGGCGGCTGTACCGCCTTCGACGTGGTGCATATCCTGCGCCGGGCGCGTCAGCCCATCGAGGACTGCGTGGTCGAGCTGCAGGCCGACCGGGCCGCCGAGCCGCCCAAGGTGTTCACCCATATTCATGTCCATTTCATCGTCTCCGGCCGGGGGCTGGCCGAGCGCCAGGTGGCCCGTGCCGTGAGCCTGTCGGCGGACAAGTACTGCTCGGCCTCGATCATGCTGGGCAAGGCCGCTACCATTACCCATGATTATGAAATCATTGAGCTCGGGGAGTCGGAGTCGCCAGGAGACTAA
- the crp gene encoding cAMP-activated global transcriptional regulator CRP, which produces METKPIKSTGNASIDKFLEHCHRRRYPSKSVIIYAGDAPDVLYYIVDGSVTVLNEDENGHEIILAYLNKGDFFGEMGLFGENVTRSAWVRTRTECELAEISYAKFRQIAQEDAEILFALATQMAARLRTTSRKVTDLAFLDVTGRVARTLLDLCKEPDAMTHPDGMQIRVTRQEIGRIVGCSREMVGRVLKSLEEQGLITARGKTIVVFGTR; this is translated from the coding sequence ATGGAAACCAAGCCAATCAAATCCACCGGAAATGCGTCCATCGACAAGTTCCTGGAGCATTGCCACCGGCGGCGCTACCCGTCCAAGAGCGTCATCATCTACGCCGGTGATGCCCCCGACGTGCTCTACTACATTGTGGACGGGTCGGTGACCGTGCTCAACGAGGACGAGAACGGCCACGAGATCATCCTCGCCTACCTCAACAAGGGGGACTTCTTCGGCGAGATGGGCCTGTTCGGCGAGAACGTCACCCGCAGCGCCTGGGTGCGCACCCGCACCGAGTGCGAACTGGCCGAGATCAGCTACGCCAAGTTCCGCCAGATCGCCCAGGAGGATGCCGAGATCCTGTTCGCGCTCGCCACCCAGATGGCGGCACGCCTGCGCACCACCAGCCGCAAGGTCACCGATCTGGCCTTCCTCGATGTCACCGGCCGCGTGGCCCGCACCCTGCTGGACCTGTGCAAGGAACCGGACGCCATGACCCATCCTGACGGCATGCAGATCCGCGTCACCCGCCAGGAGATCGGCCGCATCGTCGGCTGCTCGCGCGAAATGGTCGGTCGGGTACTCAAGAGCCTGGAGGAACAGGGCCTGATCACGGCCCGGGGCAAGACCATCGTGGTGTTCGGGACGCGCTGA
- the trpC gene encoding indole-3-glycerol phosphate synthase TrpC: protein MSAEVPDILRRILDRKAEEVAERRQRLPLAELEAGLAEASPVRGFAAALDSRITRNQAAVIAEIKKASPSKGVLRADFDPAAIAASYARGGAACLSVLTDVDFFQGADAYLQQARAACPLPVLRKDFMLDPYQVVEARAIGADCILLIVAALEDARMQELAGLAQDLGMNVLVEVHDAAELERALRLPCRLIGINNRDLRSFDVSLDTTLDLLAEIPGDRLVVTESGIHTPADVALMREHGVHAFLVGEAFMRAEEPGAKLAELFF, encoded by the coding sequence ATGAGTGCGGAAGTCCCGGACATCCTGCGCCGGATCCTGGACCGCAAGGCGGAGGAGGTGGCCGAGCGCCGGCAGCGGCTGCCGCTGGCCGAACTCGAGGCTGGCCTGGCCGAGGCCTCGCCGGTGCGGGGTTTCGCCGCCGCCCTGGACAGCCGCATCACCCGGAATCAGGCCGCGGTGATCGCCGAGATCAAGAAGGCCTCGCCCAGCAAGGGGGTGCTGCGCGCCGACTTCGACCCCGCCGCCATCGCCGCCAGCTATGCCCGCGGCGGTGCCGCCTGCCTGTCGGTGCTCACCGACGTGGATTTCTTCCAGGGGGCGGATGCCTATCTGCAGCAGGCGCGCGCGGCCTGTCCGCTGCCGGTGCTGCGCAAGGACTTCATGCTCGATCCCTACCAGGTGGTCGAGGCGCGCGCGATCGGCGCCGACTGCATCCTGCTCATCGTCGCCGCGCTGGAGGATGCGCGCATGCAGGAACTGGCCGGTCTGGCCCAGGACCTGGGCATGAACGTACTGGTGGAGGTCCACGACGCCGCCGAACTGGAACGCGCCCTGCGCCTGCCCTGCCGGCTGATCGGCATCAACAACCGCGACCTGCGCAGCTTCGATGTGAGTCTGGACACCACCCTGGACCTGCTGGCCGAGATCCCCGGCGACCGGCTCGTGGTCACCGAGAGCGGCATCCATACCCCGGCCGACGTCGCCCTGATGCGCGAGCACGGCGTGCATGCCTTCCTGGTCGGCGAGGCCTTCATGCGCGCGGAGGAGCCGGGGGCGAAGCTGGCGGAGTTGTTCTTTTGA
- the trpD gene encoding anthranilate phosphoribosyltransferase has protein sequence MDMQAAIRAVTERRNLDRDQMTAVMRLIMTGQATPAQIGGFLVGLRMKGETVDEIVAAARVMRELATRVEVNGPHLLDTCGTGGDGAGTFNISTATAFVAAAAGARVAKHGNRSVSSRSGSADVLEAAGINLDLTPVQVAECVEQVGVGFLFAPLYHGAMKHAVGPRREMGVRTLFNVLGPLTNPAGAPHQVLGVYDRAWLRPLAEVLKELGSVHVLVVHAEDGMDEISIGSPTWIAELRHGVIEEYAIEPEQFGLSRGDVTALGVADADQSLSVIRGVFAGEPGPARDIVLLNAGAAIYAADLVDSLEAGVKRAAEVIDAGHAGERLTALAEFSRSLKATSA, from the coding sequence ATGGACATGCAGGCCGCCATCCGCGCCGTGACCGAACGGCGCAACCTGGACCGCGACCAGATGACCGCGGTCATGCGCCTGATTATGACCGGCCAGGCCACGCCGGCCCAGATCGGCGGCTTCCTGGTCGGCCTGCGCATGAAGGGCGAGACGGTCGACGAGATCGTCGCCGCGGCCCGGGTGATGCGCGAACTGGCGACCCGGGTCGAAGTCAACGGGCCGCACCTGCTGGATACCTGCGGCACCGGCGGCGACGGTGCCGGTACCTTCAACATCTCCACCGCCACCGCCTTCGTCGCCGCGGCGGCCGGGGCCCGGGTGGCCAAGCACGGCAACCGCTCGGTCTCCAGCAGGTCCGGCAGCGCCGATGTGCTGGAGGCGGCCGGCATCAATCTGGATCTGACCCCGGTCCAGGTGGCGGAGTGCGTGGAGCAGGTCGGGGTCGGCTTTCTGTTCGCGCCCCTGTATCACGGCGCCATGAAGCACGCCGTCGGCCCGCGCCGGGAGATGGGTGTGCGTACCCTGTTCAATGTGCTGGGGCCGCTGACCAATCCGGCCGGCGCCCCGCACCAGGTGCTGGGCGTGTATGACCGCGCCTGGCTGCGGCCGCTGGCCGAGGTACTGAAGGAGTTGGGCAGTGTCCATGTGCTGGTGGTGCATGCCGAGGACGGCATGGACGAGATCAGCATCGGCTCGCCGACCTGGATCGCGGAACTCAGGCATGGCGTGATCGAGGAATATGCCATCGAACCGGAGCAGTTCGGTCTGAGCCGCGGCGACGTGACTGCGCTGGGCGTGGCCGATGCCGACCAGAGCCTGAGCGTCATCCGCGGCGTGTTCGCGGGTGAGCCCGGCCCGGCCCGGGACATCGTCCTGCTCAACGCCGGCGCGGCCATCTATGCCGCCGATCTGGTGGATTCCCTGGAGGCCGGGGTCAAGCGGGCTGCCGAGGTGATCGATGCCGGCCATGCCGGCGAGCGCCTCACCGCGCTGGCCGAGTTCAGCCGCAGCCTGAAGGCTACATCGGCATGA
- a CDS encoding anthranilate synthase component II yields the protein MLVMIDNYDSFTYNLVQYLGELGEDVRVFRNDRITVAEIEAMRPDHLVISPGPCTPTEAGISVEAIRHFAGRLPILGVCLGHQSIGQAFGGRIVHAGAIMHGKTSQVYHKDVGVFHDLPSPLEATRYHSLVIEKESLPDCLEVTAWTLDAAGELDEIMGVRHRELPIEGVQFHPESILTQHGHAMLRNFLKNT from the coding sequence ATGCTGGTAATGATCGACAACTACGACTCCTTCACCTACAACCTGGTCCAGTACCTGGGCGAGTTGGGGGAGGACGTGCGGGTGTTCCGCAACGACCGGATCACGGTGGCGGAGATCGAGGCCATGCGCCCGGATCACCTGGTGATCTCGCCCGGCCCCTGTACGCCGACCGAGGCCGGGATATCGGTGGAGGCGATCCGGCATTTCGCCGGCAGACTGCCGATTCTGGGCGTATGCCTGGGGCATCAGAGCATCGGCCAGGCCTTCGGCGGGCGTATTGTCCACGCCGGCGCCATCATGCACGGCAAGACCTCGCAGGTGTATCACAAGGATGTCGGTGTCTTCCATGACCTGCCCAGCCCGCTGGAGGCGACCCGTTATCACTCGCTGGTGATCGAAAAGGAAAGCCTGCCCGACTGTCTGGAGGTGACGGCCTGGACCCTGGACGCGGCCGGCGAGCTGGACGAGATCATGGGCGTGCGTCACCGGGAGCTGCCGATCGAGGGGGTGCAGTTCCACCCCGAGTCGATCCTGACCCAGCACGGCCATGCCATGCTGCGCAATTTCCTGAAAAACACCTGA
- a CDS encoding GxxExxY protein: MLENQVAGAAIGAAIEVHRALGSGLLESAYSECLAHELRLQGIGFETEVPIAINYKGLVLDRACRADFLVENCLVLELKSIEKVEEVHKAQLLTYLRLMNRKLGLLLNFRVPVIKQGVYRVVNSL; the protein is encoded by the coding sequence ATGCTGGAAAATCAGGTTGCAGGAGCTGCGATCGGCGCAGCCATTGAGGTGCATCGGGCATTGGGATCCGGGTTACTCGAGTCGGCGTATAGTGAATGTCTGGCACACGAGCTGCGATTGCAGGGGATCGGGTTCGAGACCGAAGTGCCGATTGCGATCAATTACAAGGGGCTGGTGCTGGACCGGGCCTGTCGCGCCGATTTTCTGGTCGAGAACTGCCTGGTGCTCGAGTTGAAATCAATCGAAAAAGTCGAAGAGGTACATAAAGCGCAATTGCTGACATACTTGAGGCTGATGAACAGGAAGCTTGGTCTGTTGCTCAACTTCCGGGTTCCTGTCATCAAACAGGGCGTCTACAGAGTTGTGAATTCCTTATAA
- the trpE gene encoding anthranilate synthase component I: MDIARFRELAREGYNRIPLAREILADFDTPLSAYLKLADGPYSYLFESVQGGEKWGRYSIIGLPCSRVIRISGHEITTWQDGEAVATETVEDPLAWIADYQQQFQVPEIEGLPRFTGGLVGYFGYDTIRYIEPRLAACPNPDTLQVPDILLMVSEEVAVFDNLRGKLFLITHVEPDGEAAYARGQARLDALVQQLDRPLKHQVNATPVAVEETDFVSGFTQAGFEEAVQRTKQYIVDGDVMQVVLSQRLSIPFKARPLDLYRALRTLNPSPYMFYLDLGDFHVVGSSPEILTRLEDGEVTVRPIAGTRPRGADEAEDRRLEADLLADPKELAEHLMLIDLGRNDVGRIAKTGSVQLTEKMVIERYSHVMHIVSNVTGELREGMSAMDVLRATFPAGTVSGAPKIRAMEIIDELEPVKRGVYAGAVGYLAWNGNMDTAIAIRTAVIKDAALHIQAGAGIVHDSIPRNEWDETMNKGRAIFRAVAMAEAGLDGSHK; this comes from the coding sequence ATGGACATTGCCCGCTTCCGCGAGCTGGCCCGCGAGGGCTATAACCGCATCCCGCTGGCCCGGGAAATCCTGGCCGATTTCGATACGCCGCTAAGTGCTTACCTGAAACTGGCCGACGGGCCCTATTCCTATCTGTTCGAGTCCGTGCAGGGCGGCGAGAAATGGGGCCGCTACTCCATCATCGGGCTGCCCTGTTCCAGGGTGATCCGCATCAGTGGCCACGAGATCACCACCTGGCAGGACGGGGAGGCGGTCGCCACCGAGACTGTGGAGGACCCGCTGGCCTGGATCGCCGATTACCAGCAGCAGTTCCAGGTCCCGGAGATAGAGGGCCTGCCGCGCTTCACCGGCGGCCTGGTCGGGTATTTCGGCTACGACACCATCCGCTATATCGAGCCGCGCCTGGCCGCATGCCCCAATCCCGATACCCTGCAGGTGCCGGACATCCTGCTGATGGTGTCCGAGGAAGTGGCGGTGTTCGACAATCTGCGCGGCAAGCTGTTCCTGATCACCCATGTCGAGCCCGACGGCGAGGCGGCCTATGCCCGCGGTCAGGCGCGCCTGGATGCCCTGGTGCAGCAGCTGGACCGGCCGCTCAAGCACCAGGTCAATGCCACCCCGGTCGCGGTCGAGGAGACCGATTTCGTCTCCGGCTTCACCCAGGCCGGGTTCGAGGAGGCGGTGCAGCGGACCAAACAGTACATCGTCGACGGCGACGTGATGCAGGTGGTGCTGTCCCAGCGCCTGTCCATTCCGTTCAAGGCCCGGCCGCTGGACCTGTACCGGGCGCTGCGCACCCTCAACCCCTCGCCCTATATGTTCTATCTGGACCTGGGGGATTTCCACGTGGTGGGCTCCTCGCCGGAGATCCTCACCCGGCTGGAGGACGGCGAGGTCACGGTGCGCCCCATCGCCGGCACCCGCCCGCGCGGCGCCGACGAGGCCGAGGACCGGCGGCTGGAAGCCGATCTGCTGGCCGACCCCAAGGAACTGGCCGAGCACCTGATGCTGATCGATCTGGGCCGCAACGACGTGGGCCGCATCGCGAAGACAGGCAGCGTGCAGCTGACCGAGAAGATGGTGATCGAGCGCTACTCGCATGTGATGCACATCGTCTCCAATGTCACCGGAGAACTGCGCGAGGGCATGAGCGCCATGGATGTGCTGCGCGCCACCTTCCCGGCCGGCACCGTGAGCGGCGCGCCCAAGATCCGCGCCATGGAGATCATCGACGAGTTGGAACCGGTCAAGCGCGGCGTCTATGCCGGCGCGGTCGGTTATCTGGCCTGGAACGGCAACATGGACACCGCCATCGCCATCCGCACCGCCGTGATCAAGGATGCCGCCCTGCACATCCAGGCCGGCGCCGGCATCGTGCACGACTCCATCCCCCGCAACGAATGGGACGAGACCATGAACAAGGGCCGCGCCATCTTCCGCGCCGTGGCCATGGCGGAGGCGGGTTTGGATGGGAGCCATAAATAG
- a CDS encoding phosphoglycolate phosphatase yields MINKPDMILIDVDGTLVDSVPDLAWCVDAMMQQLDMPAHGEAKVRNWVGNGVERLVRRALIGQLEGEPDAALFERAYPIFLELYAENTSKRSVLYPGVREGLDYLKAAGYKLGCVTNKAARFTEPLLRDLGVADYFAIIVSGDTLPQSKPDPAPLLHAAEFFGVQPTHSMMVGDSVSDVKASRAAGFQIVCMSYGYNHGNDIRDARPDAVIDALTEIRGLLEQAA; encoded by the coding sequence ATGATCAATAAACCCGACATGATCCTCATCGACGTGGACGGCACCCTGGTGGACAGCGTCCCGGACCTGGCCTGGTGCGTCGACGCGATGATGCAACAGCTCGACATGCCGGCCCACGGCGAGGCGAAGGTGCGCAACTGGGTCGGCAACGGGGTGGAGCGGCTGGTGCGCCGTGCCCTGATCGGCCAACTCGAGGGCGAGCCGGATGCGGCCCTGTTCGAGCGCGCCTATCCGATCTTTCTGGAACTGTATGCCGAGAACACCTCCAAACGCAGCGTGCTGTATCCGGGGGTGCGCGAAGGCCTGGATTATCTCAAGGCCGCCGGCTACAAGCTGGGCTGCGTGACCAACAAGGCGGCCCGTTTCACCGAGCCGCTGCTGCGCGATCTGGGCGTGGCGGACTATTTTGCGATCATCGTCAGCGGTGATACGCTGCCGCAGAGCAAGCCCGATCCGGCGCCGCTGCTGCACGCCGCCGAATTCTTCGGTGTCCAGCCGACGCATTCAATGATGGTGGGCGATTCGGTCAGTGACGTGAAGGCGTCGCGCGCCGCCGGCTTTCAGATCGTGTGCATGAGCTACGGCTACAACCACGGCAACGATATCCGCGATGCCCGTCCGGACGCGGTGATCGATGCCCTGACCGAGATCCGCGGCCTGCTGGAGCAGGCGGCCTAG
- the rpe gene encoding ribulose-phosphate 3-epimerase: MADYMIAPSILSADFARLGEEVDNVLKSGTDIVHFDVMDNHYVPNLTIGPLVCEALRKHGVTAPIDVHLMVKPVDRIVPDFAAAGATYITFHPEASDHVDRTLQLIKAEGCKAGLVFNPATPLDYLKYVIDKVDMVLLMSVNPGFGGQSFIPSAMDKLREARKLIDASGRDIRLEIDGGVKVDNIREIAAAGADTFVSGSGIFGKGQDSDPNRYDSIVKQMRDELAKA, encoded by the coding sequence ATGGCAGATTACATGATCGCACCGTCCATCCTGTCGGCGGACTTCGCCCGGCTGGGCGAGGAAGTGGACAATGTGCTCAAGTCCGGTACCGACATCGTGCACTTCGATGTCATGGACAATCACTATGTGCCCAACCTGACCATCGGCCCGCTGGTCTGCGAGGCCCTGCGCAAGCACGGCGTGACCGCGCCCATCGACGTGCATCTGATGGTCAAGCCGGTCGATCGCATCGTGCCTGACTTCGCCGCTGCCGGTGCCACCTACATCACCTTCCACCCGGAGGCCTCCGATCACGTCGACCGCACCCTGCAGCTGATCAAGGCCGAGGGCTGCAAGGCCGGCCTGGTGTTCAACCCGGCCACGCCGCTGGATTACCTCAAATACGTCATCGACAAGGTCGACATGGTCCTGCTGATGTCGGTCAACCCCGGCTTCGGTGGTCAGAGCTTCATCCCCAGTGCGATGGACAAGCTGCGCGAGGCGCGCAAGCTGATCGACGCCTCCGGCCGCGACATCCGGCTGGAGATCGACGGCGGAGTGAAGGTGGACAACATCCGCGAGATCGCCGCCGCCGGCGCCGACACCTTCGTTTCCGGCTCGGGCATCTTCGGCAAGGGCCAGGATTCCGACCCGAACCGCTACGACAGCATCGTCAAGCAGATGCGCGACGAACTGGCCAAGGCCTGA
- a CDS encoding alpha/beta fold hydrolase, with protein MKHFKGLFFLACSLLLAAPAGFAAGDRAKEQRWADQIVDMLIDGEAVWLGPDDARFLAIHTPDLTGAPKGAVILVHGMGAHPDWQEVIQPLRVQLPEHGWATLSVQMPVLPNDAAPADYAPLVPEAAPRLRSALDWLQGRSNGPVFIVAHSLGAIMAAAALAGDTGPEADGLVLIGMGGSSEDPHLNSAAHLEQITLPVLDLFGSRDLDSVLAGREARARAARRAGNDAYRQVEVTGANHFFTGLEAVLVRRVRGWLESTSDNLEQE; from the coding sequence ATGAAACATTTCAAGGGCTTGTTTTTTCTGGCCTGCAGCCTGCTGCTGGCGGCCCCGGCCGGCTTCGCCGCCGGCGACCGCGCCAAGGAGCAGCGCTGGGCCGACCAGATCGTGGACATGCTGATCGACGGCGAGGCGGTATGGCTGGGCCCGGACGACGCCCGGTTCCTGGCCATCCACACCCCGGACCTGACCGGCGCGCCGAAGGGCGCGGTGATCCTGGTCCATGGCATGGGCGCCCATCCCGACTGGCAGGAAGTGATCCAGCCCCTGCGGGTGCAGCTGCCGGAGCATGGCTGGGCCACCCTGTCGGTGCAGATGCCGGTCCTGCCCAATGACGCCGCTCCGGCCGACTATGCCCCGCTGGTGCCGGAGGCCGCGCCGCGGCTGCGCAGCGCCCTGGACTGGCTGCAAGGCCGCAGCAACGGCCCGGTCTTCATTGTCGCCCACAGCCTGGGGGCCATCATGGCCGCCGCCGCCCTGGCCGGTGACACTGGCCCGGAGGCGGACGGGCTGGTCCTGATCGGCATGGGCGGCAGCAGCGAGGATCCGCACCTGAACAGCGCCGCCCATCTGGAACAGATCACCCTGCCGGTACTGGACCTGTTCGGCAGTCGTGACCTGGACAGCGTGCTGGCCGGCCGCGAGGCCCGCGCCCGCGCCGCCCGCCGGGCCGGCAACGACGCCTATCGCCAGGTCGAGGTCACCGGCGCCAACCATTTCTTCACCGGCCTGGAAGCGGTCCTGGTGCGCCGGGTGCGCGGCTGGCTCGAATCCACCTCCGACAATCTCGAACAGGAATAA